Genomic DNA from Danio rerio strain Tuebingen ecotype United States chromosome 22, GRCz12tu, whole genome shotgun sequence:
cagcggccggcctttttcggcccgccgaataccttgggccaaggagggccagctggggcttcggggcggagtgaaaggagaggcgggcagttttctgatcgcacatgagtacatgcgccaaacaaataaataaataagggaaagaaaacatctaggcTTAGCCTAAcctctggggtctttttgcgtatgatcacccttatgtttcccttttaaatgtaaggctgctgcataaaacaataaagtagttttaatttatagtgatgttctttgctgcatcctcctttatgtttcaataacgcataataatcattacaccatattaaaacacagcagacaataaaggttttcaagagtttttgttaagtttaaaaggtgtgtttgtgcgcgtttaaatgcctgtatttgtgtgtgagggcaagagcgctcccttcacagctctgttatgccgcgagtGGGCAGATAttgagataatacacaatataaatacaacagaaagacataaattTGATCAAgttacgtgcccactttcgtagattttaaacaatatagtgtcatatcttgatatatatatatcgcagtgtgtgtgacagagtttattttaagtttaaaaaataataactgcaagTGATTATGAAATCACTatgttgataaaaaaatatatgatcctCTATTCATGCTTCTAACAGAAAACAAGAACCTATTCTTTTGTAGCATGTTTAAAACTTTCATTAGTCATTCAAACTAACAACAAATCATTTAATAACATGAAAAGAGCTGTAAAAATGATTATCTGATATTGAATTAATTAGTTGTGATACTCACAAGATTTTTTTAGATCAGCAATCTTGTTGCGATAGTATTTGACCAAGCCTATAACTACAACTgccggaagaagaagaagaccaAAAACAATCCATGTGACAGTACGTGAAGACCAACCTGGAGCCGCACATGAAGCCAAAACTGAATCTGAAATGATAAAGAGAAACTGTAAATAATGTAAAGTTACACTAAAAAGCATCACCAACGTGTCATGAAAATCATCAGCTTTCATTTGCTTCAACACGAACATTTTAGATTGCTAAAAACACCATAGATCTTCAGAATTTTTAAGGAAAAACCGTGAATATGAGCATGAATCtgattttcacatttatttatgaattagcTAATGTAACGGCAACGGAATAGATCATTTTATTGATTCACTGTTGATTACTGTTGGTAAATATTTATATCGAATAAAGGACTTGACTTGTTTTTACTATTGCAAatgtttttagatattttcaCAGATTAATAATTAATGCTTTCAAGACTTAAACCTAGTACCAGACTTAAAGCCCCAGTATACCTCAAGCTAAATCGAAGAATGAACTGAAGTGATGTCATTCTGAACAAAAACCGAGTTTCTATTGATATTGTTTCTGCAGTTGGAAATAGCTCACCAAAGCGAACTTTTTTGGGGAGTTTGTATTGTCTCCtaataaaatacacataaatCCACTGAGGAGTAGAGCAACAGAGGTGGTACAGATGTATCTGCACTTGTACGATGGCTCACAGAGATTTTAAAGACTAGTCACACACTGTACGAAAAGTCCACCTCCTCGTGACACATCTTTTCTACGAGTTTGTGCACACTGGCACGCGCCATTTGGTGTCTGTCTTGTAGAGAAGACTGGttgccagattttttttttttacactcagCCATGATTGTTGTTGTgacaagattaaaaaataaaaaataaataaacaaacaagtttgataaataaaacaattcaaaGTGGTTAAAAAACAGGTTTAAATAGGATTAAAAAAAGACGcaaatagtgcgatctgtcggacatagcacagtgctcatttggtaaaggcacagctaaacagacgtgttttcagtcttgatttgaatgtgcctaatgttgaagCACATCTGATCATCACACCTATAagatcattattaaacaggtttGATCTACTCACTAGTAACACTGACAACAAATCTCTCATGGACGGTATATCCCTTGCTGCTGATCATTAGCTGATAGAGTCCAGAGTCTGTAGTACTGGTCTTTGTGATGGTCAGAGCTGCAGTCTGATTGTCCAACTTCAATCTGCCGTTGAAtgcttcatcatcatcatgcaAAAAGAATCGCTGGTCTACTTTGGACAGTTCAGCTATGATAGTGCCTCCAAACATCCACACTATCAACTCATCTTTCAGTATTTTAGTACTATTAGTCTTCAGAGTGACAGATTTTCCAGCCAATACagactcagtttttttttcacctgtttaaacaaacacatgcagAACACTAATGAACAGCTAATCAGATTTTCAATACATtcatacaaaaatatttaaataaataaataataatatttaaacctGTTCCTACAAATGCATTAATCTACATCCAATTTAGCATGCTACCTCAACCAATACATAAAATGAAGGCTTTACTGTCTTTACTAGACTATCTGTTATGCTCTGATGTACAATAATATATACTCAAGAATTAGTTCCATTTTATTGCAACTTTAAGCATATAAATCACACTATGGATTTAGCGTAGTCATCAATGCCAGGAAAACTGGCACTAAACGGTACCACAGGCATGTTACTTTGTGGTTTTCAACATGTAATTTGGTGCAATTGTCTTCTAAACTATTCACAAAGTTTTGCTCTATTTGAATTCATTAATAGATGTATGGACTCACCGGTGACAGTCACATAGAATGACTTGTGTATAGTGTGTTTGTTGCTGCTGCGGATGTCTACTTCATAAAGTCCCGAGCAATTGGTTGCGATGTTACTTATCTTTAGAGATCCAGTCAAATAATTTGCCTCTAGTCTGTATCGAAATCTTACATCAG
This window encodes:
- the si:rp71-36a1.2 gene encoding uncharacterized protein si:rp71-36a1.2, yielding MKNILLFFLCFQVMNGVFGDSVSVKEGDCVSLHTGLAEIEKEDVIQWRFETIVIAQIIRTINSISIKEDVLNGKFKDRLKLDNQTGDLTIKNIRSEHSGNYDVNDFNTLNKSFNVTAVVEEKQSLIVMEGDSVNLQPDVPEILKYDVIQWRFGQPVVAKINRVNRSVSTPDVRFRYRLEANYLTGSLKISNIATNCSGLYEVDIRSSNKHTIHKSFYVTVTGEKKTESVLAGKSVTLKTNSTKILKDELIVWMFGGTIIAELSKVDQRFFLHDDDEAFNGRLKLDNQTAALTITKTSTTDSGLYQLMISSKGYTVHERFVVSVTNSVLASCAAPGWSSRTVTWIVFGLLLLPAVVVIGLVKYYRNKIADLKKSCNKDDQLVTNTENNL